Proteins from one Coffea arabica cultivar ET-39 chromosome 8c, Coffea Arabica ET-39 HiFi, whole genome shotgun sequence genomic window:
- the LOC113705381 gene encoding disease resistance protein RGA2-like → MEAFVGILVDTLNSMIKKELGLLCGVRTDMQKLSRLLSTTKAVLEDAEQKQFTEKAIQLWFKELNVVACEIDDILDDYAAEASRVKYKNSGCFSLMCYLVAGNLVFRHRIGTRMKEILEKFNAIADERIKLGLSDQKRGSYFNASRETGSTVNEPEVLGRDEEKGQIVDILMKEKDRDDQNVSVLPIVGVGGLGKTTLAQLVFNDERIAKHFEPKLWVWVSEDFDGKRIIKALINSIQRTPTGELELAPLQSNLQELLRGKRYLIVLDDVWNENPREWEKMRSVLQCGSRGSSIVVTTRKQKVAEIMRTLETHYLSSLSEDRCWSLFKQQAFSRQEAEEYPNLEVIGKEIVKKCGGVPLATKTLGGFLRFKRNETEWNSVKCSELWNLPEDETGILPALRLSYLNLPVQLRGCFAYCAVFPKGSRIEKEEVIQLWMANGLISSNETMEVEDVGDAVVTELHHRSLFQAVEIYFRGYGSVPAFKMHDLVHDLARSVMKAKHGGTESNRTMMLGVPYDQLTVAFPITITGTDQFSSFLSKCGSLRALTVRPTWRGEMCTELPPAVSKLKHLRHLNLSGSDIVELPNSICDLWNLQILNLNRCGKLRSLPKGMRFLRNLLHLCLKGCESLTHMPSGIGKLTCLRTLSMVVLGGNRGFQLSELRDLNMLRGELTIEHLERIEDKKDAEEACLIKKQSLRELYLVWHSERTLQRYNDEEVLKALKPRPSLQYLSIRGFKGSSLFPAWISTVKKVVVNESAAEYIVGAQESTAAAAAMSPSLKQLELEDMPNLKGMLGREVQGTPGVFSRLESLSFRRCPMLTLPLPRMPSLKKLCVRYCGPNMAWASISNLTSLNSLDIRDIRGLSCFPEEMLQNLSLLESLDLWYIDDLRALPRSLASLTALKTLTIVECPELESLPEEGLRGLASLQELHLVFCYNLVSLSMGTKALKSLTHLRIHWSDATALPEEVKHFPALQKLELWRFFNLTSLPDWFGDHLTSLQHLTLLVCPKLETLPSSIQKMTTLQSIVIKPGPGRNPVKEVGQRVTGSTDG, encoded by the coding sequence ATGGAAGCATTTGTGGGAATTCTCGTAGATACTTTGAATTCCATGATCAAGAAGGAGCTTGGATTGCTTTGTGGCGTTCGAACCGACATGCAAAAGCTTTCACGCTTGCTCTCCACCACCAAGGCAGTGCTTGAAGATGCAGAGCAGAAGCAATTCACAGAAAAGGCGATACAACTCTGGTTTAAGGAGCTCAATGTTGTTGCATGTGAAATCGATGACATATTGGATGACTACGCAGCTGAAGCCTCAAGAGTCAAgtacaaaaattctggttgtTTTAGTTTGATGTGTTACCTTGTAGCAGGAAACTTAGTGTTTCGTCACAGGATTGGGACAAGGATGAAGGAGATCCTTGAAAAATTTAATGCAATAGCTGATGAGCGAATAAAGCTTGGTTTGAGTGATCAGAAGCGTGGGAGCTATTTCAATGCAAGCCGTGAGACTGGATCCACGGTAAATGAACCTGAAGTTCTTGGAAGGGACGAGGAAAAAGGGCAGATTGTAGACATCTTGATGAAAGAAAAGGATAGAGATGATCAGAATGTATCAGTGCTCCCTATAGTGGGTGTTGGAGGCCTTGGAAAGACAACACTTGCCCAATTGGTGTTCAATGATGAACGCATAGCCAAGCATTTTGAGCCAAAACTCTGGGTTTGGGTTTCAGAGGATTTCGATGGGAAGAGGATTATAAAAGCCTTAATTAATTCTATACAAAGGACTCCTACTGGAGAATTAGAATTGGCTCCTCTCCAAAGCAATCTTCAAGAGTTGTTGAGAGGGAAAAGATACTTGATTGTACTGGATGATGTCTGGAATGAGAATCCACGGGAATGGGAGAAGATGAGATCTGTTCTGCAATGCGGATCAAGAGGTAGTTCAATTGTAGTGACAACTCGTAAGCAAAAGGTTGCTGAAATAATGCGCACATTAGAGACACATTATCTATCGAGTTTGTCAGAAGATCGGTGTTGGTCACTGTTCAAGCAACAGGCATTTAGCCGTCAAGAGGCTGAAGAATATCCTAACCTTGAAGTTATCGGGAAAGAGattgtgaaaaaatgtggtGGTGTTCCGCTGGCTACAAAGACTCTCGGAGGCTTTCTACGATTTAAGAGAAACGAAACCGAATGGAACTCTGTGAAATGCAGTGAGCTTTGGAACTTACCTGAAGATGAAACAGGTATCTTGCCCGCGTTGAGATTGAGCTACCTTAATCTTCCGGTACAGTTGAGAGGTTGCTTTGCATATTGTGCTGTATTTCCCAAAGGCTCTAGAATTGAAAAAGAGGAGGTAATACAGTTGTGGATGGCAAATGGATTGATTTCATCTAATGAAACGATGGAAGTGGAAGATGTTGGTGATGCTGTGGTGACTGAACTACATCATAGATCACTGTTCCAAGCTGTGGAGATATATTTTCGTGGCTATGGCAGTGTCCCTGCTTTTAAGATGCATGACCTTGTCCATGATCTGGCTCGATCCGTAATGAAGGCTAAACACGGTGGAACAGAGTCAAACAGAACCATGATGTTGGGTGTGCCATATGATCAGCTAACAGTGGCTTTTCCTATTACAATCACAGGCACTGACcagttttcttctttcttgtcgAAATGTGGTTCCCTGAGGGCGCTCACTGTAAGGCCAACATGGAGGGGAGAAATGTGTACAGAGCTGCCACCTGCAGTAAGCAAACTGAAACATTTAAGGCATCTAAATCTTTCAGGATCAGACATTGTTGAACTACCCAATTCAATTTGTGACTTGTGGAATTTGCAAATTTTAAACCTGAATCGTTGTGGCAAACTTCGGAGCCTGCCCAAAGGCATGAGATTCCTCAGAAATCTTCTACATCTTTGTCTAAAGGGGTGTGAGAGTTTGACTCATATGCCAAGTGGAATTGGGAAGTTGACTTGCCTGCGGACGTTGAGTATGGTCGTCCTGGGTGGCAATAGAGGCTTCCAACTAAGTGAGTTGCGAGACTTAAATATGCTTAGAGGAGAGCTAACAATTGAGCACCTTGAGAGGATTGAAGACAAAAAGGATGCAGAAGAAGCTTGCTTAATTAAAAAACAGAGTCTCCGTGAGTTGTATTTGGTTTGGCATTCCGAAAGAACGCTTCAACGGTACAATGATGAGGAAGTGCTCAAAGCCCTCAAACCCCGGCCCAGCCTTCAATATCTGAGTATACGAGGCTTCAAAGGTTCATCATTATTTCCAGCTTGGATTTCAACTGTAAAAAAAGTTGTTGTGAACGAAAGTGCAGCGGAGTACATAGTTGGGGCCCAGGAGAGTACTGCCGCTGCTGCTGCAATGTCCCCATCGTTGAAACAGCTGGAGTTAGAGGACATGCCCAACCTAAAAGGAATGTTAGGAAGAGAAGTCCAAGGTACTCCAGGAGTATTCTCTCGACTTGAATCCTTGTCTTTTCGCCGTTGCCCAATGTTGACATTGCCATTGCCACGTATGCCGTCCCTAAAGAAGTTATGCGTCAGGTACTGCGGCCCGAACATGGCATGGGCTTCAATCTCCAATCTCACTAGTCTTAACTCCCTTGACATTCGGGACATTAGAGGATTGAGTTGTTTTCCAGAAGAGATGCTACAAAATCTTAGTCTTCTTGAATCGCTGGATCTTTGGTATATAGATGATCTGCGAGCCTTACCCAGAAGCTTGGCTAGCCTCACGGCTTTGAAGACGTTGACCATCGTGGAATGTCCCGAGCTGGAGTCTCTGCCAGAAGAAGGATTGCGAGGCCTTGCCTCTTTGCAGGAACTCCATTTGGTCTTCTGCTATAATTTGGTGAGTCTCTCAATGGGGACTAAAGCCCTCAAATCCCTGACTCATCTACGCATCCACTGGTCAGACGCGACAGCTCTGCCAGAGGAAGTCAAACATTTCCCCGCACTACAAAAACTGGAGCTGTGGCGTTTTTTCAATCTAACTTCATTGCCAGACTGGTTTGGAGACCACCTCACTTCTCTTCAACACCTGACACTACTAGTTTGTCCGAAGCTTGAAACACTTCCATCTAGCATTCAAAAGATGACGACACTCCaaagcatagttattaaacccggcccggGGAGGAACCCGGTGAAGgaggtgggtcaacgggttaCTGGTTCAACCGATGGGTGA
- the LOC140013341 gene encoding uncharacterized protein, whose protein sequence is MANVQTLRELAAPELTHQPLCITFPTLAENTAFELKSGLIHLLPSFHSLSGEEPHKHVKEFEVVCSSMKPPGVTEEQIRLRAFPFSLKDAAKDWLYYLPAGLQSTDRSIIDAVSGGALTNKTPREAWELIEAMAENSQQFGLRESNPPRRVNEIETSSIQQQLSELTSVVRQLAMRDTPRAKVCGICTSMDHCTDTCPILQEDGAEQVNMAGGVPAPRRQYDPYSNTYNPGWRDHPNLSYGNRQQNSFPNHPPGFHQPWQPKSQPSSSNSGSSLEDLVKSLATTTTQLQQEIRSLAANTAQLQQDTKADKKDQDVRISQLAAAINRLESHVYGKLPSQPEVPKYAKFLKDLCVNKRKLRGDERVMVGENVSAVLQRKLPPKCGDPGHT, encoded by the exons ATGGCCAACGTCCAAACATTAAGGGAGCTGGCTGCCCCGGAGTTGACTCACCAGCCCTTATGCATCACATTCCCCACTCTGGCTGAGAATACTGCTTTCGAATTGAAGTCAGGGTTGATTCACCTCCTACCTTCTTTCCATAGTCTCTCTGGCGAAGAACCTCACAAGCACGTCAAGGAGTTCGAGGTGGTTTGCTCTAGTATGAAACCTCCTGGGGTCACTGAGGAGCAGATAAGACTTAGAGCTTTCCCCTTCTCTCTCAAGGATGCAGCAAAAGATTGGCTATACTACCTACCAGCGG GGCTCCAATCAACCGATAGGAGTATCATTGATGCTGTGAGTGGGGGAGCACTTACAAACAAGACACCGAGGGAAGCGTGGGAGCTCATCGAAGCCATGGCAGAAAACTCCCAGCAATTTGGCTTACGTGAGAGCAACCCTCCCCGTAGAGTCAACGAGATAGAGACTTCATCTATACAGCAGCAACTGTCAGAATTAACGTCTGTTGTTAGACAATTGGCCATGAGAGACACGCCGCGAGCGAAGGTGTGTGGAATCTGTACTAGCATGGACCACTGCACGGACACGTGCCCCATTTTGCAAGAGGACGGGGCGGAACAGGTAAACATGGCCGGAGGCGTGCCCGCGCCCCGCAGGCAGTACGACCCGTACTCCAATACGTACAATCCGGGCTGGAGGGACCATCCCAATCTCAGTTATGGGAACAGGCAACAAAATTCATTTCCGAATCATCCACCAGGATTCCACCAGCCAtggcaaccaaaatctcaaccctCGTCCTCAAATTCAGGAAGCTCCCTGGAGGACCTAGTCAAAAGCCTGGCCACGACTACTACCCAACTTCAACAGGAGATCAGATCCTTGGCCGCGAATACCGCGCAGCTCCAACAGGACACCAAAGCTGACAAGAAGGACCAAGATGTTCGAATAAGCCAACTGGCAGCTGCCATCAATCGCTTGGAGTCCCACGTTTATGGGAAACTGCCATCGCAACCCGAG GTACCCAAGTAcgcaaagttcttgaaagacttGTGCGTtaacaaaagaaagctaaggggTGATGAAAGAGTGatggtaggagagaatgtatcaGCTGTACTTCAAAGGAAACTCCCACCCAAATGcggagatccag GTCACACGTGA